One region of Methanomassiliicoccus luminyensis B10 genomic DNA includes:
- a CDS encoding ABC transporter ATP-binding protein has protein sequence MIELDHFSFTYGGSSRPVLDDINLQIKEGEFVVVVGLSGSGKSTFCRAINGLVPHFYGGKVSGRVRVDGLDTRTAAPAKMARTVGMVFQDPENQLVMTNVENEMAFGMENLALPREEMRERVRQYSSYFDLERFFKRFIPELSGGEKQKVALASVIAMRPKYIVLDEPTSQLDEETASLFLSFLEKVNRDQGVTVILVEHRLERCLRFAKRIVVMKDGRIEVDGVPQEVAPHLQAMGLLTEIKGAARGGPSDDVVITARDISFGYNGTKVLDGLGLEVRKQEILAIIGANGSGKSTLLKQLNGLLRPAHGEVALMGQDISKVTTARLARDIGYLGQNPNNYLFEETLEKELEFTLRNLKVSKAEWEERITWALQVLNLERYRHTFPRDLSCGERERAALASIIVGRPKLLILDEPTRGLDHWNKSKLASIIDSLREQGMTTILVTHDYRFVAEHATRVLSLEGGALREVDAGEVVGLAKKAEEMVA, from the coding sequence GTGATCGAGCTGGACCACTTCTCATTTACCTACGGCGGGTCGTCCAGGCCGGTGCTGGATGATATCAATCTGCAGATCAAGGAAGGCGAGTTCGTGGTCGTGGTGGGCCTATCCGGTTCCGGCAAGTCCACCTTCTGCAGGGCCATCAACGGGCTCGTACCTCACTTCTACGGCGGGAAGGTCTCCGGGAGGGTCAGGGTGGACGGCCTCGATACCAGGACCGCTGCCCCCGCCAAGATGGCCCGGACAGTGGGGATGGTGTTCCAAGACCCCGAGAACCAGCTGGTGATGACCAATGTGGAGAACGAGATGGCCTTCGGGATGGAGAACCTGGCGCTCCCGAGAGAGGAAATGAGGGAGCGGGTCCGCCAGTATTCCAGCTACTTCGACCTGGAACGTTTCTTCAAGAGGTTCATTCCCGAGCTGTCGGGCGGGGAGAAGCAGAAGGTGGCGCTGGCCTCGGTCATAGCCATGAGGCCCAAGTACATCGTGCTGGACGAGCCGACCTCCCAGCTGGACGAGGAGACGGCCTCCCTGTTCCTGAGCTTCCTGGAAAAGGTCAACCGCGATCAAGGGGTCACCGTCATACTGGTGGAGCACCGCCTGGAGAGATGCCTCCGATTCGCCAAGCGCATTGTGGTGATGAAGGACGGCCGCATCGAGGTGGACGGCGTGCCCCAAGAGGTGGCACCGCACCTCCAGGCCATGGGATTGCTGACGGAGATTAAGGGAGCGGCGAGGGGAGGACCCTCGGACGACGTCGTCATCACCGCCCGCGACATCTCCTTTGGGTACAACGGGACCAAGGTGCTCGACGGGCTGGGGCTAGAGGTGAGGAAGCAGGAGATCCTGGCCATCATCGGTGCCAACGGCAGTGGGAAGAGCACCTTGCTGAAGCAGCTGAACGGCCTATTGAGGCCGGCCCACGGGGAGGTGGCCCTGATGGGACAGGACATCTCCAAGGTCACCACGGCCCGCCTGGCCAGGGACATCGGGTACCTAGGGCAAAATCCTAACAACTATCTGTTCGAGGAGACACTGGAGAAGGAGCTGGAATTCACCCTGAGGAACCTCAAGGTGAGCAAGGCCGAATGGGAGGAGCGCATAACCTGGGCCCTTCAGGTTCTGAACCTGGAGAGGTACCGGCACACCTTCCCCAGGGACCTCAGCTGCGGGGAGCGGGAGAGAGCGGCGCTGGCCTCGATCATCGTCGGCCGGCCCAAGCTTCTCATACTGGACGAGCCGACCCGGGGGCTGGACCACTGGAACAAGAGCAAGCTGGCGTCGATCATCGACTCGCTGCGGGAACAGGGGATGACCACGATATTGGTCACCCACGACTACCGTTTCGTGGCCGAGCACGCCACCAGGGTGCTGTCGCTGGAGGGCGGGGCGCTGCGGGAAGTGGACGCGGGCGAGGTGGTCGGTCTCGCCAAGAAAGCCGAGGAGATGGTGGCCTGA
- a CDS encoding HdeD family acid-resistance protein, producing the protein MSSEGFTSRWWGRVIFGVIAILFGLAIVVFPGLSLTVFLWIFGFFMLISGLVLVSYGLKREKGMHRTLNLVEGVLGIVIAAIAFLAPGLTAVTAVYLVAFFAVVSGLLQLGEAFTIPMGTTMLGTSSRWFLAGSGVLSIVLGALLFLSPGSGILAFLWLVAAFIILVGILNIATGIRLKRSIGATTVTRPR; encoded by the coding sequence ATGAGTTCGGAAGGGTTCACAAGCAGATGGTGGGGGAGAGTGATCTTCGGAGTAATCGCGATCCTCTTCGGCCTTGCCATAGTGGTATTCCCAGGCCTGAGCCTGACGGTCTTCCTATGGATCTTCGGGTTCTTCATGCTGATCTCGGGGCTGGTCCTGGTCAGCTACGGGCTGAAGAGGGAGAAGGGGATGCACAGAACCTTGAACCTGGTCGAGGGTGTACTGGGCATAGTCATCGCGGCGATCGCGTTCCTGGCTCCTGGGCTGACCGCGGTCACGGCCGTGTACCTGGTGGCATTCTTCGCTGTGGTCTCCGGGCTGCTGCAGCTGGGCGAGGCGTTCACGATCCCCATGGGGACCACCATGCTCGGCACCAGCAGCAGGTGGTTCCTGGCGGGGTCCGGCGTGCTGTCCATAGTACTCGGTGCGCTGCTGTTCCTATCCCCCGGGTCGGGCATCCTGGCCTTCCTGTGGCTGGTCGCCGCGTTCATCATCCTGGTCGGGATCTTAAACATCGCCACCGGCATCAGGCTGAAGAGGTCGATCGGCGCGACCACGGTCACCAGGCCGAGATGA
- a CDS encoding energy-coupling factor transporter transmembrane component T family protein, whose translation MLFPYQDKDTRIHRLDARPKIVFVLSIFLISILISDIFYLAVLFAMVMAVVAVAKVVRPTLGLLRYTVYVAAFLFLFSIFFAQGSHVLFAVGPIKITQESLLFATSMTFRLFLAISAFAIMTFAIHPDQLLRVLSKFGFKSMTSLSIATRMYPTIADDSRNIQDAMRARGAEFDGGSFMQRAKARAPIMMPLLLNSMDRSMEIAEAMESRGFGAQSRTHYFDRPMTARDKLMIALFLAAIPFGVAMFMMGFGNADYLAGDTLSVGGIDIIVALLEALFFAPMLLGEAA comes from the coding sequence ATGCTGTTCCCGTACCAGGACAAGGACACCCGGATACATAGGCTGGACGCCCGACCCAAAATAGTGTTCGTGCTGTCCATCTTTCTCATCTCTATCCTGATATCGGACATCTTCTATCTGGCGGTCCTGTTCGCGATGGTCATGGCGGTCGTGGCGGTGGCCAAGGTGGTCAGGCCCACCCTTGGCCTCCTGAGGTACACCGTCTACGTGGCGGCGTTCCTGTTCCTCTTCAGCATATTCTTCGCTCAGGGGAGCCACGTCCTGTTCGCGGTGGGGCCGATTAAGATCACCCAGGAGTCGCTCCTGTTCGCCACCAGCATGACCTTCAGGCTGTTCCTGGCCATCAGCGCCTTTGCCATCATGACCTTCGCCATCCATCCCGACCAGCTGCTGCGGGTGCTGTCGAAGTTCGGCTTCAAGTCGATGACCAGCCTGTCCATCGCCACCCGGATGTACCCCACCATCGCCGACGACTCGAGGAACATACAGGACGCCATGCGGGCGAGGGGGGCGGAGTTCGACGGGGGCAGCTTTATGCAGAGGGCCAAGGCCCGCGCCCCGATCATGATGCCGCTGCTCCTTAACTCCATGGACCGGTCCATGGAGATCGCGGAGGCGATGGAATCGAGGGGTTTCGGGGCACAGAGCAGGACGCACTACTTCGACCGGCCCATGACTGCCCGCGACAAGCTCATGATTGCCCTGTTCCTGGCCGCCATCCCCTTCGGGGTGGCGATGTTCATGATGGGGTTCGGCAACGCCGACTACCTCGCCGGGGACACGCTGTCGGTCGGCGGCATCGATATCATCGTCGCATTGCTGGAGGCGCTGTTCTTCGCGCCCATGCTCCTGGGGGAAGCCGCGTGA
- a CDS encoding isochorismatase family protein: MSRDLVIGESTALVVIDLQKGIAGDPDLGPYPAKEVIERSVRLMEAFRGRSIPVFLVRVELRRDIALDPDSDLPPLDPLDSPEGWADFVDEVMPAPTDIIVTKRQWGAFYGTDLDLRLRRLGVRTIIMCGIATNFGVEGTARAAYELGYDQIFAEDAMTSASKEFHDMSVELILKRLGKVRSTQEILAALRLGRKSVTSPD, encoded by the coding sequence ATGTCCCGAGACCTCGTGATCGGAGAGAGCACCGCCTTGGTGGTCATCGACCTGCAGAAGGGCATAGCGGGGGACCCGGACCTGGGGCCTTACCCTGCGAAGGAAGTCATCGAGAGGTCCGTCCGCCTGATGGAGGCGTTCCGGGGGAGGTCCATCCCCGTCTTCCTGGTGCGCGTCGAGCTGAGGAGGGACATCGCGCTGGACCCCGACAGCGACCTGCCTCCCCTCGACCCTCTTGACTCACCGGAAGGATGGGCGGACTTTGTCGACGAAGTTATGCCGGCGCCGACGGACATTATCGTCACGAAGAGACAGTGGGGGGCGTTCTATGGCACCGATCTGGACCTGCGGCTGCGCCGGCTGGGCGTCAGGACCATCATTATGTGCGGCATCGCCACCAACTTCGGGGTGGAGGGTACCGCCAGGGCCGCATACGAGCTTGGGTATGACCAGATATTCGCCGAGGACGCCATGACCTCCGCGTCCAAGGAGTTCCACGATATGTCGGTGGAGCTGATCCTCAAGAGGCTGGGCAAAGTGAGGAGTACCCAAGAGATACTGGCCGCGCTGAGATTAGGGAGAAAAAGTGTGACCAGCCCAGACTAA
- a CDS encoding ECF transporter S component — MRVSLSAVMILATLAMAGIIVYMGVFMNSLLGEYAAFLSFILMLLIIGILIAKFEESKLTSKEVALIGILAAITAASRIPFAALPNIQPCTFLIIVTGLVFGKLAGGMVGAMTAALSNLFFGQGPWTAWEMVSWGMVGIVSGYIGQKLSTITVKDIMILGIVLGLAYNTLMDFSSWITFYRGEPGLFIPTFAAGLPFGALHVMGNTIFAVLLGKPVLALYQRFKRRSHITYEPDRPPGPLDADQAS; from the coding sequence ATGAGGGTGAGTCTCAGCGCGGTGATGATACTGGCGACCCTGGCGATGGCCGGGATCATAGTTTACATGGGTGTGTTCATGAACAGCCTGCTCGGCGAATATGCCGCCTTTCTGTCGTTCATACTCATGCTGCTGATCATCGGCATACTCATCGCCAAGTTCGAGGAGTCCAAGCTGACCTCCAAGGAGGTCGCCCTGATAGGCATTCTGGCGGCTATCACCGCCGCGTCGCGCATACCGTTCGCGGCACTGCCCAACATTCAGCCGTGTACGTTCCTCATCATCGTCACCGGGCTGGTGTTCGGGAAGCTGGCGGGCGGCATGGTGGGGGCCATGACCGCAGCCCTCTCCAACCTATTCTTCGGGCAAGGTCCCTGGACCGCCTGGGAGATGGTGTCATGGGGCATGGTCGGCATAGTGTCCGGCTACATCGGCCAGAAGCTAAGCACCATCACTGTCAAGGACATCATGATCCTGGGCATAGTGCTGGGGCTGGCCTACAACACCCTCATGGATTTCAGCAGCTGGATCACTTTCTATAGGGGCGAGCCAGGCCTCTTCATCCCCACGTTCGCGGCCGGGCTGCCCTTCGGTGCGCTGCACGTCATGGGGAATACAATCTTTGCCGTGCTCCTGGGGAAGCCCGTGCTCGCGCTGTACCAGAGGTTTAAGCGGCGCTCCCATATCACCTACGAGCCGGACAGGCCGCCGGGCCCGCTGGACGCAGACCAAGCCTCATAA
- a CDS encoding histidine phosphatase family protein, whose amino-acid sequence MNGSCLPSVPAGHSGPAALIVRHAERHPIPDLRSALEVGLTEKGKGDARDFGSLLRGFETVRVFHSPALRCRETSEGIMEGVRGNGTSVQGLTEIPGLCAPYIRDPRRILGEAGRLGSVFLRQWFDGKYGEDLIMPSNEAADLVLSQILARLAEPGGDGRLDVHVSHDWEILLLREMLMGARYEEDGWIGYLEGIMFVPDGDGFLALMNGRSGRFRYRDGRRVD is encoded by the coding sequence ATGAACGGCTCATGTTTACCGAGCGTGCCCGCCGGCCACAGCGGACCTGCGGCGCTGATCGTCCGCCATGCCGAGCGGCACCCCATACCTGACCTCCGAAGCGCCCTGGAGGTCGGGCTGACCGAGAAAGGGAAGGGGGATGCCAGGGACTTCGGCTCCCTGCTCCGGGGCTTCGAGACCGTCCGCGTGTTCCACAGCCCGGCACTGCGGTGCCGGGAGACCTCCGAGGGCATCATGGAGGGCGTGCGGGGCAACGGCACCTCGGTCCAGGGTCTCACCGAGATACCGGGCTTGTGCGCGCCGTACATCCGGGACCCCCGTCGCATCCTGGGGGAGGCGGGGCGCCTGGGGAGCGTATTCCTAAGGCAGTGGTTCGACGGGAAGTATGGTGAGGACCTAATAATGCCGAGCAACGAAGCGGCGGACCTGGTGCTGTCGCAGATACTCGCCCGGCTCGCCGAGCCGGGAGGGGACGGCCGCCTGGACGTCCACGTGTCCCATGACTGGGAGATCCTCCTGCTCAGGGAGATGCTGATGGGAGCGCGATACGAGGAGGACGGCTGGATCGGATACCTGGAAGGCATAATGTTCGTCCCCGACGGGGACGGCTTCCTGGCGCTCATGAACGGCCGCTCCGGGCGGTTCAGGTACCGGGACGGGCGGCGGGTGGACTGA
- the purN gene encoding phosphoribosylglycinamide formyltransferase, translating to MVASRTRSGTTVSMPEDPMKKIGWFTTARGPGSFNLFTMMLDRLSDGDIDARLSFIFINRDVKGNEYRAKIIEMAKERGIPVIIFPSDAFMPELKQKDIEAWRDAYGEKVRERISKYDMDFGVLAGYMLIIDPETCRRFPLINLHPALPDTYKGTWEEIVGQVVENNDAEYGSTVHICSPELDRGPIIAYDSFDIGPLRKGEQSKEDFVKSIRAEEVRREAPLLMETIKMLVDGEMVMRGGVLYDRDGRKVDKLLWLGDRIE from the coding sequence ATGGTAGCTTCCCGGACGCGGTCCGGGACCACCGTGTCGATGCCCGAGGATCCCATGAAGAAGATCGGTTGGTTCACCACTGCCAGAGGCCCCGGGTCGTTCAATCTCTTCACCATGATGCTGGACCGGTTGAGCGATGGGGACATCGACGCCCGGCTTTCGTTCATTTTCATCAACAGGGACGTCAAGGGCAACGAGTACCGCGCCAAGATTATCGAGATGGCCAAGGAACGGGGCATCCCCGTCATCATCTTTCCCTCGGACGCCTTCATGCCCGAGCTGAAGCAGAAGGATATCGAGGCATGGCGGGACGCCTACGGGGAAAAGGTCAGGGAGCGGATATCCAAGTACGACATGGACTTCGGGGTCCTGGCCGGCTACATGTTGATCATCGACCCCGAGACCTGCCGGCGGTTCCCGCTGATCAACCTCCACCCCGCTCTGCCGGACACCTACAAGGGTACCTGGGAGGAGATAGTGGGGCAGGTGGTCGAGAACAACGACGCCGAATACGGCTCGACCGTGCACATCTGCAGCCCCGAGCTGGACCGCGGGCCCATCATCGCCTATGACTCCTTCGACATCGGGCCGCTGAGGAAGGGCGAGCAGTCCAAGGAGGACTTCGTCAAGAGCATCCGCGCCGAGGAGGTCAGGAGAGAGGCCCCGCTGCTCATGGAGACCATCAAGATGCTGGTCGACGGCGAGATGGTGATGAGGGGCGGCGTCCTTTATGACAGGGACGGCCGGAAGGTCGACAAGCTCCTATGGCTCGGCGACAGGATAGAGTGA
- the cls gene encoding cardiolipin synthase: MDILGHPINLILRLIYDILAVITVISIVFFQRRDPANALSWLLVLIFLPYIGFVLYLIFGLHYYKRKQFDVKASADREMLMGFVAKQKLLITEGRDRLTEQRLEGVLELANMLLNDNYAVITDGNEVRAFTDGKEKFGALLEAIRGAKDHIHMEYYIIRDDELGNQIVAALTEKAREGVEVRLLYDGLGNKIRTKGYRDLRAAGGKVSEFYRVLVPYLTVRINYRDHRKIAVIDGKVAFLGGFNIGDEYIGKGPLGHWRDTAVELKGEGARCLQLRFLLDWNFATKENLSLSDARYFPAVPGKAEGPLVQIVSGGPDALQNPIKEEYLKLTSIARKHIYIQTPYFIPDVSVMDALRVAALSGVDVRIMYPSRPNHLFVNWASMSYLGELVEAGVRVYQYKNGFIHAKTATVDDMVSSVGTANWDMRSFKLNFETNAVIYGEEFAEEQKRAFLKDTENSSELTLAEYKGRSIAVRIKECVSRLFSPLL; the protein is encoded by the coding sequence ATGGATATCTTGGGCCACCCCATCAATCTCATATTGAGGCTTATTTATGACATACTCGCGGTGATCACTGTCATCAGCATAGTGTTCTTCCAGCGGAGGGACCCCGCCAATGCGCTTTCCTGGTTGCTGGTGCTCATCTTTCTCCCGTACATCGGCTTCGTCCTGTACCTGATCTTCGGGCTCCACTATTACAAAAGAAAACAGTTCGACGTCAAGGCGAGCGCCGACCGGGAAATGCTCATGGGCTTTGTGGCCAAGCAAAAGCTCCTCATCACGGAGGGGCGGGACAGGTTGACCGAGCAGAGGCTGGAAGGCGTTCTGGAACTGGCCAACATGCTGCTCAACGACAATTATGCCGTCATCACCGATGGCAACGAGGTGCGCGCCTTCACCGACGGGAAGGAGAAGTTCGGCGCCCTGCTGGAGGCGATCAGGGGCGCCAAGGACCACATTCACATGGAATATTACATCATCCGGGACGACGAGCTTGGCAATCAGATCGTGGCCGCGCTGACGGAGAAGGCCCGGGAGGGGGTGGAGGTTCGCCTCCTCTACGACGGCCTGGGCAACAAGATCCGCACCAAGGGATATCGGGACCTTCGGGCGGCCGGCGGGAAGGTCTCGGAGTTCTACAGGGTCCTGGTCCCCTACCTGACCGTCCGGATAAACTACCGCGACCACCGGAAGATCGCGGTCATCGACGGCAAGGTGGCCTTTCTGGGCGGCTTCAACATCGGCGACGAATATATAGGCAAAGGTCCTCTGGGTCATTGGAGGGACACCGCCGTCGAGCTGAAGGGGGAAGGCGCCCGGTGTCTCCAGCTGAGGTTCCTCCTGGACTGGAACTTCGCCACCAAGGAGAACCTCTCGCTGTCCGACGCAAGGTACTTCCCCGCGGTCCCGGGCAAGGCCGAGGGTCCTCTCGTCCAGATAGTCAGCGGCGGCCCCGATGCCCTGCAGAACCCCATAAAGGAGGAGTATCTCAAGCTTACAAGCATTGCCCGGAAGCACATCTACATCCAGACGCCCTATTTCATCCCGGACGTCAGCGTCATGGACGCTCTGAGGGTCGCCGCCCTATCCGGCGTGGACGTCCGCATCATGTACCCCAGCAGGCCGAACCACCTCTTCGTAAACTGGGCCAGCATGTCGTACCTGGGCGAGCTGGTGGAGGCGGGGGTCCGGGTCTACCAGTACAAGAACGGGTTCATTCATGCTAAAACGGCCACGGTGGATGACATGGTGTCCTCCGTCGGCACGGCCAATTGGGACATGCGAAGCTTCAAGCTGAACTTCGAGACCAATGCAGTCATCTATGGCGAAGAATTCGCGGAGGAGCAGAAGAGGGCGTTCCTGAAGGACACTGAAAACAGCTCGGAGCTGACATTGGCCGAGTACAAGGGCCGCTCCATCGCGGTCCGCATCAAGGAATGCGTTTCCAGGCTCTTCTCGCCCTTGCTCTGA
- a CDS encoding outer membrane protein assembly factor BamB family protein, protein MKIKVLAMTIFSALLISSMLVPISASDEGDDTIAVLIDFGSGRVAWADVSATPDMTAWEALVNATEQLALPMNGAGGGVNSIDGHVSDYGAYWWHFWAWNSTTGEWETGMSISPNTVTASDADAVAWSYAKDISQHPDWVFPHPPLATPEHRYPWASFRHDAMNTGYQPAFAPVNLTLQWQRDLGNGAIDSPIVVVDGFSYVTTSGAMDQTYAFVTNSTVYCLDPNGAIVWKADIGPGGYQTSASLVYGGMLIVQSFDGNVYALDLEDGSTIWTYSTGISSYDNYGMPSPMVYDNKLIVATTDGKIRILNEDGTEAVSYVVGEHIYSSSPAILNGVIYIGTEDGALVANTTSGGAIWSVTLGDRIRASPLLLDDGIVVTYTNVTGEGLYPSPVSGGLARVDYSGNIVWQTDLNVTPSSAALTENGLVVMTYTEMIMVSFDGEVLWTIDLGEGLANSGAPVSVDGTILAITNEESSRLVAATDDGDLYFQQVLYPAQYAMGSPTVSDGLVFVATDSGYMYVYRLNSAVPSVAGFTSGTDGLAASFSASTPAGAGPFSYVWNFGDGNAATGQQVEHTYAEAGLYTVVLNIFDQQGELESTVNSEVDVKAIAPIDDNPQNGPGGDIPIWAIGLMVVAIAVIILAAVAAIRKRK, encoded by the coding sequence GTGAAGATAAAAGTCCTGGCTATGACCATATTCAGCGCTCTATTGATATCATCCATGCTTGTGCCCATATCGGCGTCCGATGAAGGCGACGACACGATCGCGGTCCTGATCGACTTTGGCAGCGGAAGGGTCGCCTGGGCAGATGTTTCGGCGACCCCGGACATGACCGCGTGGGAGGCCTTGGTCAATGCCACTGAGCAGCTGGCATTGCCGATGAACGGCGCGGGGGGTGGCGTGAACTCTATCGATGGTCATGTGAGCGACTACGGTGCATACTGGTGGCACTTCTGGGCCTGGAACTCGACCACTGGAGAATGGGAGACGGGCATGAGCATTTCACCCAACACCGTCACCGCCTCCGACGCTGACGCCGTGGCCTGGAGCTATGCCAAGGACATCTCGCAACATCCGGACTGGGTATTTCCCCATCCTCCCTTGGCCACCCCGGAGCACCGCTATCCCTGGGCCAGCTTCAGGCATGACGCCATGAACACAGGTTACCAGCCCGCCTTCGCGCCCGTTAATCTGACGTTGCAGTGGCAGAGGGACCTGGGCAATGGTGCCATCGACTCTCCCATAGTGGTGGTGGATGGGTTCTCCTATGTGACCACCAGCGGCGCTATGGACCAGACGTACGCGTTTGTGACTAATTCCACCGTGTACTGCCTGGACCCCAACGGCGCGATCGTCTGGAAGGCGGATATCGGACCCGGGGGATACCAGACCTCCGCATCGTTGGTCTACGGTGGGATGCTCATCGTGCAGTCCTTTGACGGGAACGTATACGCGCTCGACCTTGAGGACGGTTCGACCATTTGGACGTACAGTACGGGGATATCGTCCTATGACAACTACGGAATGCCGTCCCCCATGGTCTACGACAACAAGCTTATTGTGGCGACCACGGACGGGAAGATACGCATCCTCAATGAGGACGGTACAGAAGCCGTCAGCTATGTCGTGGGCGAGCACATCTATTCCTCGTCCCCCGCCATCCTTAACGGCGTCATTTATATAGGCACTGAGGATGGCGCCCTTGTCGCCAACACGACCAGCGGTGGGGCGATATGGTCCGTCACCCTCGGCGACAGGATCCGAGCCTCCCCGCTGCTGCTCGACGACGGCATAGTTGTCACCTATACCAACGTCACTGGCGAGGGTCTCTACCCCAGCCCCGTGTCCGGCGGGCTTGCCCGGGTCGATTACAGCGGTAACATCGTCTGGCAGACCGATCTTAACGTGACCCCCTCCTCCGCCGCGCTCACCGAGAACGGGCTCGTGGTCATGACCTATACCGAGATGATCATGGTCAGCTTTGACGGTGAGGTCTTGTGGACCATTGACCTTGGAGAAGGGCTAGCCAACAGCGGAGCCCCCGTCAGCGTCGATGGCACCATACTCGCGATCACCAATGAGGAGTCGAGCAGGCTGGTTGCGGCGACCGATGACGGCGACCTCTATTTCCAGCAGGTACTGTACCCTGCACAGTACGCTATGGGCTCCCCTACTGTTTCCGACGGCCTGGTGTTCGTGGCCACGGACAGCGGGTACATGTACGTGTACAGGTTGAACAGTGCAGTTCCTTCGGTCGCGGGGTTCACGAGCGGCACTGACGGCTTGGCCGCCTCGTTCTCCGCCTCCACCCCCGCGGGCGCCGGCCCATTCTCGTACGTATGGAACTTCGGTGATGGGAACGCGGCCACCGGACAGCAGGTCGAGCATACCTATGCGGAGGCCGGGCTGTACACCGTCGTGCTGAACATATTCGACCAGCAGGGCGAACTGGAGAGCACCGTGAACAGTGAGGTCGACGTCAAGGCGATCGCTCCTATCGACGATAATCCCCAGAACGGCCCTGGAGGCGACATCCCCATATGGGCCATCGGCTTGATGGTCGTGGCCATTGCGGTCATAATCCTGGCCGCGGTCGCAGCAATTCGCAAAAGGAAGTGA
- a CDS encoding DUF4430 domain-containing protein, whose product MKLDWKNVVLVVALVAVVAVVAITLFSDGAGTDRTVTTNLTINFYDAPDVAVHKGNITTWTLVNGEWTYTSEAQQGGNTTWIFQGITGRSNCYDQVKAAVEIAGTSLAAEDQPFGTFVKSIDGVDNEEHDSRGWQYYVNDVYSNKACNKYAINDDDIVRWEYIKNPFAS is encoded by the coding sequence ATGAAACTGGACTGGAAGAACGTGGTCCTGGTGGTCGCCCTCGTGGCAGTCGTCGCGGTAGTGGCGATCACCCTCTTCTCGGATGGGGCGGGCACCGACAGGACGGTGACCACCAACCTGACCATCAACTTCTACGATGCCCCCGACGTCGCCGTTCACAAGGGCAACATCACCACTTGGACATTGGTGAACGGGGAATGGACGTACACCTCGGAAGCACAGCAGGGCGGCAATACTACCTGGATCTTCCAGGGCATTACCGGAAGGTCCAACTGCTACGACCAGGTCAAGGCGGCGGTCGAGATCGCCGGAACGTCCCTGGCGGCGGAGGACCAGCCCTTCGGGACGTTCGTGAAGTCCATCGACGGAGTGGATAATGAGGAGCACGATTCACGGGGATGGCAGTATTACGTTAACGACGTGTACAGCAACAAGGCGTGCAACAAGTACGCCATCAACGACGACGACATCGTGAGATGGGAATACATCAAGAACCCCTTCGCGAGCTGA